From Bradysia coprophila strain Holo2 unplaced genomic scaffold, BU_Bcop_v1 contig_145, whole genome shotgun sequence:
CTACACATCacttatcatcatcatcatcttccGTCGGTTTTACCAAATCACATATCGGATAAGCTGCAGCATGGTCGCGTATATCAGCTGTTGAAGCTCCAGCCGGAGCACCTTCCCGATATTCAGGGACTCGAAGGTATTGTGTGGAGACATTTTTCATTCGTACGTTTTCCATGGATAAcctgaaaatgcaatttttgttAATCGAGCCGAAGTATTCGAGTAAAACCACAGATTTGCTTACATTTTTGAAAGGTCATCTTCCTTGGGGAGCACAATAGGACCGAATGACAACGGCAAAGATTCGTGTTTTTGGCTTTGATTTCTGAAAGTTTTTGGAAGAAGTTGTGGTAAAAGAGACCATTAGAGTGGAAGAATATCTCTGTCTTACGATTCGTATTTCTCTTTCGGAACAATATTTGCGAATGCCATCATTGTAGCCTCCTCTTTCGAGGCAGTGAAATCCATTTCGGTTAAATATTCCTTATCCAGAGTAGTAACGTAGTAAGATTGAATTATCTTCCAGTGTGACTCTGtgatttaaaagaaaacattgaGAAATTTAAGGAAAAGACCTTGTCTCCGTCCATAGCAGTTACTATTACAAAATTATAGACAATGGTAAGAAGGGAAAAGTTGTGTAAATTAACTCACTGATCAGTTCTGGTGTGGTGAACTCGTAATTAACGGAAAAACGTAAAACAAAGTTTCCATTCAATGTGcacggaaccaaatgaagtTGCCGGGACTTGTTGATCCTAATTAAAAGATTCAAATTTTGCTTGTCCGTATATGTTGTTAGGGCCCGATCTTGTCGCGCATCACTTCCAAATTTCATGTTCCTAAAAAATTTTGAGGGTCAAACATCAATACACCCCTCTTGATCAAGTTCGCTTACTCTCTTTGTCGGAAACACACCAGTCCCAAAATGACCTTATTGCATACTTCGAAACGATGATCGGACCGAACACAATCTTCAAATACTTTTGCGCATTGAATTAAATTGCGGATGTAGTTCTGCAGACCGCTAACCCCATACGAACGGAACAAAAACCAAATCTTTAGCGATCTCATCCGACGACTCAGCGACACACCATAATGGCGATAATCGATCAGGCTGGACTGTTCCGCATCATCCTCATACTCTTTGATCAAATACGTGGCATCAATTTCGAAAGCGCGCTTATATTCGGCAGTATTTTTTAAGTACAAGCAAGCACCATCAATTGCACCTAACAACAGCTTGTATGGATTGCAATTAAATGAATCTGCATACTCCATTCCCTTCATGTAATCTTTCATTTCAGGTAATATAAAACTGTTTCCTGCGTACGCTCCGTCGATATGCATGAAAATGTCGTATTTCTTGCATACCGGTCCAATCGTAGAAAAGTCATCAAAATCACAGCCGCTTGTCGATCCGCAACAACATGCGACAAAGAACGGTATTAGACCATTAGCTATGTCCTCTTTTACTCGCTTTTCCAGAATTTCGCCGGTCACTGTTCGATGCTCATTCGGTTCAAGCAAATGCATAGCGCAGAGACTGAGAAAGGCGGCTTTTTGTACGCAACTGTGCGATTCACGAGATGTGTAGCACACGAGTTTCGGTAAAATTGTACCGGGGTGAATTAGATTATCTTCCTCTTTATAGCAACCATGCTTAAATAATGCACGCTGTCGAGCTGCAATCATTGCAGAAAATACAGCATCTGATCCAGATGAAATGGTGCTGAAAAAAGAACATTTAGCAGAGACCTTTCggcatttttctttaatttcctCACTTACCACCCACCACCTACTCCCTTACTGTCCtcgaaaaggaaaaatttcggtaaattaaGTGCCCGTCCTAACCAGTCCATCATTACATTTTCTAGTTCAGTTAACGATGGTTGCGCTGTCTGTGAAacgtaaaattttaaagataACAATGACTGTCTCATCGTTACGCCCACTTACCCAAGAGAATCCGACGCCACCGAAACTAGTACTCAACATATCGGccaaaatatttgggaatgAGTTACCACAAGGGAAATAGGCGTAAAAATTTGGGTGTTGCCAGTGACACGTGCCAGGAATGATTAGTTTATCAAAATCACTCAACATTTCCTTGAAATCTTCAGCTTCAATTGGAGGATCGGCTGttgtttaaaggaaaatggttaaaGGAAAATCTACTTTTTTGATGTGTTCTTTAAGTTTTACATGGCAGAAGCGGCCGCAGATAACCTGGCCGTACGTTCGGGAACACTCGCTtcttcgaaattttctttcgcAAATCGCATATGTATTCGACACAGAGTTTTGCATTTCTGcgaaaatcggaaatttgtgAATCTTCATCTAATTTCACttgttttcgtttaaaattgaatatagACGAAATCGAAGACATTGTGGAATaaaattcgattgaaaattcaaatgatgTCTTTTTTCTGAAACTTCTAGTATGAATGTACTGATTGCTTGGATAAATTTTCCAGTCAACTCGATCAgagtaaatttttcaatgtaaTACTTACTATGGTTGCATGCAGTTACTTAAATACCATACATCAGTATACACATTTGAACTGATTTTTATTCACATAGCAAAGTATCTATGCCACcgaaaaaacatgaaaattagtAGATTATGCACCTCTGCCCAAATCGtctaaataattatttcaataGAGGtgcatacgctattttatccaAAGTACATAAACTGTTTCTGTAAGTACTTACTACTTACTTAGGCGGGAACCACAAACTACTATTGGTTTGGGCCTCCTTCAGCAATCTTCTCCAATTCCGCGCCAATGTTCTCCAGTCGTTCCCTCTCGTTCTCCAGTCGATCACTTTCGTTCTCCAGTCGATCACTCTCGTTCTCCAGTCGTTCACTCTTAGTATCAATTGCATCTTTACATCTCGCTCTCGGTCTTCCTGGTCTGTGACTACCATCGGGATTTCTATTTAGCAGTTTCAGTGGTACACGTTCCTCATTCATTCTTTGTACATGACCGAGCCatcttaatcgattgattttgatgaatttcacTATATCGGGCTCCTTGTAAAGCTGATGCAGCTCATGGTTGTATCTTCTTCTCCAGTTGCTGTTCACATTGACAcctccaaaaattgatcgaagaatTCTCCTTTCAAAAACCAAAGTGTCCGTTCGTCGTAACTTCTATTTTGCTGATCACGACACGAAGTCAACGCTGCAGACAATAGTAGACGATCATGTCACAAACATTAGCTTCTAAAAACTTGGTTTCCTGTGTTGATCTGTTggtttcaaatcttgtacttcatttttactATACAAAAGCCCATATTACAAACTTCACTGCggtgacatttcatgggaatgaatcaatgtgaagttgttacacaaaaaaagtccagtgagattgaagtactataaaaaaatgtggtgcctctacaggccaaccgacaaGGCGAATGTGACAGGTTCACAAATATATTCTCAGAAAATtgacagtcaagggacctgacccgcctaAAATGTGGGGCCTAGTGTTAGTACTTCCCAAGGGTTATCGTATCATCGAATAACTctaaaaatacataaattcTACTAAAGTATTGTAATTACAGTCCTGTTAAATTCGAGGGCTGCGTCTAAGCGTTCAAAGTTAGTTTGATTTGTGAGAAGACATCGTTGCTGGTTAAATTTGCAAGCGACAGAAGTATCTTCACAAAGAAAACGGGAGTCAAGGTGTTTTCCTTACCTCTTGAAATCAGTTGAAACAGAGTTATATTTTTGAAGCGCgtattcatttgttatcgataacgacgaccaGAAATAATCGATGAGTTCAGGACTCTGACCTTTTGTCTGTATGTTCTCAAAATCCAGAGTGTAACCACGTCtttgccaatttttttgttcagatAATACTAtgaattccgaaaaatttgaaaaatcaaaaaaacctccaacaaaaaacgaatacgattcattgtgaatattatgtgAATTCGTCATGACAAACAATTATGCcaacataataaaattgatgaatttttactgtcaaaatatttttagcaaagaaaaatatcattttgctTTTATGTTCTTTTGATTGTtataatattatttaaatCGCGATACAGATATTTAGTGACGCGAGCCATACAAGTAGTAACAATGTCTAACATTCGTATTTCCACCGGAAAATGGGGTTAATCCACATCTTAATCAAACAATTACACAATGATGTCGAGTAACAATGATCTGGATGACAATTTTTCGGGAGGAACCGCAAAGGATATTTGCTTGGACAAAAAGGATAATTTCATTCGGATTAAGCGAAAGCATATTTGTGTGTTGTTGAATAATTTGGAGAAAATATCATTGCTGTTCGGTGTGAAATTAGTTCATGTTAATAAATGTGAGAGTAATGTGAGCAAAGAAGTTAAATTTGCCTGTGAGCCCGATTGCGAAGATCTGAATCCATGCGAAGTAGCAGCAAATATTCAGGTAAgtcaataacaattttatgaattttgttacTTGAGGACTACTATCGAAAGCTGTCTTGTCGGAATACTTCAACTTAATGTGGCTGAAAACGATCTCTTATGATTGTGACCAAATGATTCTTTTACATCACTCTTCGATTGGTTTTTCCCTACAAATGATAAATTCATTGCACTCAATCAGAGTCAAAATTGTCGTTGACTAAAAAAAGGCCTAGCAACATGATTGCTGTCTAATAAATAGATGAGCTAGCAACGTGGTTGTTGTCTAATAAATAGATGAGTCCATGTTTTAAAAGTGTTAGGCAAAGCGTTCGTTGccagatatttttgataaacATTTGTCGTACACTAATCAGGCTCTTAGTATATTATCCGATGTTTATTTAACACAGTAAATCTAAGAAATTCAGCTCAGGTGTCAGTGAAGGTTAATATCagtatttcatttaattcaattgaaaatgtggTTTTGCGATGAACTCAGAGTTATAATTAATTGCATACCTTGCATAATTTTACGTGATAGTAACTTAGATTCTCTTCTATAAGAGACTCTTGACGGTAAAGTGGTTTGGAAAGAGAATGGAATCAgacttttcaaaattgaaattcaaatgaaatgcaaCCTCTGAACATGTACGTCCGCTAGTCACACTTTTACCCGGAGTTATACACCTAATGTCTTTTTTATACGCATATAAAAAGTGTGTTATATTTGTATGTGCACGTAtattgtgtatcagttattTGAACCACACAACCGGATTCACGATTTCAACATATCTGCGCTTATATATTTCTTTTATATTGAAACAGGTATGATTTGTGCTGTTGTACCTCTCTCCTgctaatttatgattttttttttcgactttttttacTCGTTGTTACGTATCTTCTACCATTCATGCTCGTGTACCTATTCCTCGggctttttttgtgtgtggggCATGAAAGAATGATTTTTTAACCATTCGAAAGaggatttcatttttactttttgttggtctttaaagaaatttcaatgaaactaaAACTTATTCGAATTGGGATGCTCGAATGGCGTTGCttcgtcgttcaatttttttttttttgaagtagCAAATAAACAACAGTGAAGTAAACGATGAACTTTTACTTGTTTTCTTTAGATCGATAGTTAaatctaatgaagtaatagattttagcTCCAAATCTGTGTTTTTTGTATCCAGTGTTTATATTAGAAACTTTACTTCAATTATCTTAATAAAGGTTTTGATACAGACGATAAGAATTCATCACTTggtcgttgttgtcgatataGCAGATATTGTGATAATGTTTCGGGTTAAACTGAAAAGTTGGTAATTCAGTATTGACCAGTTATCACCCAATATCCATATCTTTTCAAACATATCTAATCCATCGTATTCCTTCCATGGATTCTGTGTAACAAAAAAGGCTGATAAAGGAGATGACCTCAGATTATAAGCAGTTAAAATTAGCCATCACTTAGTAAAATCAATCCAcattaagattttcatttttatgtgcgTCACaatcttttattatttacatatTTGGTGAGGAGCTCACGTCAATTGTGGCTCTTGCGTCAGTCCATCAGTTATGGATCGAAAATCCGTTACTTTCTCACCGATGCACGtcaatacttttttttggaCAGACCAAGCAAATAATGTACTTAATGGTAACAAAAATATGATCTGAActttgttttgtgtgttttttttaaaagatttcttCGGCTAATTTTGCACAAGTTGACAGAATTTTGAGTAAAATCAACGGTTTTGCATCTTCAGCGACACAAGTCAACATTCAACAATCTCTTTTATGTGAATTTCCTAAAGCCGGGTTTCTAAGAATTTATAGGAAATAAGTCAAATTAATGACATTACATGGCTAAACCCattaacaaaacaacaaaaatattttctgactCGTTTACAGTAGAGGGCagtcaaaaatttataaaaacttGCTCCATTTGTGTGAAGACAGCCGGTGTATCCGTTACAATAACTACGACATATACGTGGAAAATTGTTAGCTAGTTTATAACCGCTCCtacaaatcaaaattacaaaaattaatgtCTTCATCGTCATCTTCAGTATGAATGTCTTCCGCTGACCATTACACATTCTTAGGAGCAGTTCTTGAATTATTTATCTGTTATATACCTAAACGTTTAAACAGCAATGGGAACTTAATATACCTTCTCATTGCGGAAATGAGTTCAATAAGACGGGTCAGTTCTAATGATAGATAAGAAAATACATTCGATTTCCAATCACATTAATGTAATATTGTTATGGTTTTCCAGAGGgattaaaatagaaaagaaagaaGTCGGAAAACTTGGTAGCTTACTTCATTATTCCGTACCATACACACATAGGATTCGAATCTTCCAGCGATAAACTTGTTTCTTTGGCACATTAATTCATTTATACTTCAAAAATAATGTCGTGATAACTTTGCCATTTtggttaatttaatttagagGACATCATACGCATAAATGACATAAGACCGTGTGGCATGACATAAGACCGAACGCATATATGCAAGGCAAtgatcttttcaaaatttttaaaacaagattttttttttttactttttgaaagtttaaTTCAGCAGTTTTATCGACGCATGTGGCTATTTTTAgatacgaaaatatttatttttaaaatttttttttcttgactatataaatttcgtatttattACATTTCGACCTTGTAATGGCAATTTCATAATAAATTGTTATTGacaaaatccatcaaaatacGTTCATGAAACCAACTACCGTCTTTACttacaaatttttctattagaatattttgttaaaaaatctttgtacGGGCTGACGTGAATGCTGTACGTTTAAATAGTCTTCACATTTCACGTACCATCCATAAAATGATATTGGAAATCGAATATCAGTTTTGTTTAGTTTGCTCGTACCCGGAGACGCGATACTTTAAGTGTCATACTTGTACAATATCGATACAATATACATACATTGTATATGCATGTAAGTTGTTTGGTGATATGTTTGAAAACACTTGTATGGTATATACCATGCAGTAATTGgtttacatttcatttatattttgttcagACACTTtgtcttcatattttcaattattgatAAGCAAGAGATGATAAAAACTATCATCTTTGAATATTGCTGCGGATCCAGTACATTAGCACTGTTTctcttttaatattttgttccGTTGAAATGTTTATATCTTGGTAGCAATCCTTTAGAAACTACAAGCgcatcgcaacaaaatcattaaatctattcCTTCATTTGTGTACAAAGTCTCATAGTGTTGGATAggtaatctactacttcaatatttgtaaCATACATTTCGATATTATAAGAGAATGCTAGCCAAGGCTCAACGCTCATTCTTGTAttcattgtcgataacagatagcCGTTCATTGTGCACTAATGATAGTAAACGAGATTTTGAGCGAACAAATTATTCCCCAACTACTGTACTACTGTACCTGGGTAACAATTAAGAAGGTTCTACCCTATTCCTGTGCATTGCTTTCCTGAAAATACTAAAACGATGTaccttgaatttctcgaaatttctcgaattttctggaatttcttaaaatttctcgaattcgagaaacttcaagaaactcgagaaattagtttcttgaaatttcttgaatttctcgaagtttctcgaatttcttgaattttctggaatttcttgaaatttctcgaattcgagaaaatcaagaaactttgagaaattcaagaaatatttctcgaagtttcttgaatttctcgaagtttcttgaatttctcaaagtttcttgattttctcgattttctctaaaagtttctaaaaagtaggccctgttTTAAACCGTTTGCAGACCGTTATCGATTCTGTAAGAGGTCGTTCACAGATAACAAACGCATTTTACGGGGAGTAGTTGTCCAATTGAAGAATCCGtttcatacaattttgcaATTTCATCCGTGAGTTTTGACCTACGAAGTGGAATTAGTGTGAAATCCGTAATCTTCGAATGGTCACCTATTGACATCAGTCTCCCAAACTTTAATGTAAATTGATTGGATGGAAAGATTACCCCTAGAAAAGATAAAGATATAATTACTAGGACTTTAACCCGGAACCCGGATAGACCGTCGCCATGGAAAATAGatcaatcaattgaaattaatgaacTCTATAACTTTCATCCTATCCACAAAACCAGTTAAATCATATCTAAACCGGCTACGTTACGTATTATCAACtgatttgtaaatttaaaaattcaaaaaattacgCAAAAGACTTCCAAATATGTGGTGTTTTAAATGTAGTGATAAGGCCATTTCATTGCCATTATATGATTACAATACAAACATTACGATAGGATATTCAAGTGCTTGCACTTGTCGATGAGGagttcgaaaataaaattcggcGTCAAGCTTATGAAGTGTAATTACGTCTTTACGTCGTCGGATCCGGTTGAGATTTCGAGCGAACAGTATTATCAATAGTGAAGCGtatttaaaagcaaaataaatagCAGGCCTTCGATGGCACGATCATTTgcacaaataaaatttgtcaacaatcGGCACATGTTACATATATGTATAATACAATTCACGAACAATTCATAAGATACGAGAGTATATTCAATGAAT
This genomic window contains:
- the LOC119074236 gene encoding aromatic-L-amino-acid decarboxylase-like, yielding MSSISSIFNFKRKQVKLDEDSQISDFRRNAKLCVEYICDLRKKISKKRVFPNVRPGYLRPLLPSDPPIEAEDFKEMLSDFDKLIIPGTCHWQHPNFYAYFPCGNSFPNILADMLSTSFGGVGFSWTAQPSLTELENVMMDWLGRALNLPKFFLFEDSKGVGGGCTISSGSDAVFSAMIAARQRALFKHGCYKEEDNLIHPGTILPKLVCYTSRESHSCVQKAAFLSLCAMHLLEPNEHRTVTGEILEKRVKEDIANGLIPFFVACCCGSTSGCDFDDFSTIGPVCKKYDIFMHIDGAYAGNSFILPEMKDYMKGMEYADSFNCNPYKLLLGAIDGACLYLKNTAEYKRAFEIDATYLIKEYEDDAEQSSLIDYRHYGVSLSRRMRSLKIWFLFRSYGVSGLQNYIRNLIQCAKVFEDCVRSDHRFEVCNKVILGLVCFRQRENMKFGSDARQDRALTTYTDKQNLNLLIRINKSRQLHLVPCTLNGNFVLRFSVNYEFTTPELIKSHWKIIQSYYVTTLDKEYLTEMDFTASKEEATMMAFANIVPKEKYESNQSQKHESLPLSFGPIVLPKEDDLSKMLSMENVRMKNVSTQYLRVPEYREGAPAGASTADIRDHAAAYPICDLVKPTEDDDDDK